From a single Lolium rigidum isolate FL_2022 chromosome 7, APGP_CSIRO_Lrig_0.1, whole genome shotgun sequence genomic region:
- the LOC124669624 gene encoding probable long-chain-alcohol O-fatty-acyltransferase 4: MAGGDLRSLALVSTVVTAAMCYVRFAAQRLRPGLPRLAAFLPVLAVLPFLPLAFHAIHPRAISGFFLAWLAESKLLLLAAGQGPLHPSLPLPAFVAVASGPVRLRADKAVQTSSGLGLVSSAVMAALLAVIVYLYRYKEQMNQYLLLTLYSFHVYLALELVLASMAAAARAVLGLDLEPQFDRPYLSSSLRDFWGRRWNLSVPAILRPCVYRPVRAWLGSAPAGVLATFLVSGLVHELMFFYITLRPPTGEATAFFALHGACAVAEAWWARYDRWWRPPPLLATPLVLAFVMVTAFWLFFPPITRPGADKVVIAECEAAIAFLRDAGAWAAGFVRPA, translated from the coding sequence ATGGCTGGCGGCGACCTGCGCAGCCTGGCGTTGGTCTCGACCGTGGTCACCGCCGCCATGTGCTACGTCCGCTTCGCGGCGCAGCGCCTCCGCCCGGGCCTCCCCCGCCTCGCCGCGTTCCTCCCGGTGCTCGCCGTCCTCCCTTTCCTCCCCCTCGCCTTCCACGCCATCCATCCGcgcgccatctccggcttcttccTCGCCTGGCTCGCCGAGTccaagctcctcctcctcgccgcaggCCAGGGCCCCCTCCACCCGTCCCTCCCGCTCCCCGCcttcgtcgccgtcgcctccggccCCGTCCGTCTCCGCGCCGACAAGGCCGTTCAAACGTCGTCGGGCCTCGGCCTCGTCTCCTCCGCCGTCATGGCCGCGCTGCTCGCGGTCATCGTTTACCTATACCGCTACAAGGAGCAGATGAACCAGTACCTCCTGCTCACCCTCTACTCGTTCCACGTCTACCTCGCCCTGGAGCTCGTGCTGGCGTCCATGGCGGCGGCAGCTCGCGCCGTGCTGGGCCTGGATCTGGAGCCGCAGTTCGaccggccgtacctctcctcatcgCTGCGGGACTTCTGGGGCCGGCGGTGGAACCTGTCCGTGCCCGCGATTCTCCGGCCGTGCGTGTACCGCCCCGTGCGCGCGTGGCTCGGCAGCGCGCCCGCGGGGGTGCTCGCGACGTTCCTCGTCTCGGGGCTCGTGCACGAGCTCATGTTCTTCTACATCACGCTGCGGCCGCCCACCGGGGAGGCCACCGCCTTCTTCGCGCTGCACGGGGCGTGCGCGGTGGCGGAGGCCTGGTGGGCGAGGTACGACAGGTGGTGgcgcccgccgccgctgctcgcgaCCCCGCTGGTGCTGGCGTTCGTGATGGTGACGGCGTTCTGGCTCTTCTTCCCGCCCATCACGAGGCCCGGGGCCGACAAGGTGGTCATCGCCGAGTGCGAGGCGGCGATCGCCTTCCTGCGGGACGCCGGGGCCTGGGCTGCCGGCTTCGTCCGGCCGGCCTGA
- the LOC124670158 gene encoding probable long-chain-alcohol O-fatty-acyltransferase 5 — translation MAGGDLRSLALVSAVVTAAMCYVRLAARRLRPGLPRLAAFFPVLAMLPFLPLAFRAVQLRIISGFFLAWLAEFKLLLLANGQGPLHPSLPLPTFVAVASGPIRLRTDKPAQTSPWGLGLVSSAVMAALLAVVVSLYRYKERMNHYLLLCMYSSHIYLTLELVLAFMAAAARTVLGLDLEPQFDRPYLSSSLRDYWGRRWNLSVPAILRPCVYRPVRAWLGSAPAGVLATFLVSGLVHELMFFYITLRPPTGEATAFFALHGACAVAEAWWARHDRWWRPPPLPATPLVLAFVMVTAFWLFFPPITRPGADKVVIAECEAAIAFLRDAGAWAAGFVRPA, via the coding sequence ATGGCCGGCGGTGACCTGCGCAGCCTGGCGTTGGTCTCCGCCGTGGTCACTGCGGCCATGTGTTACGTCCGCTTGGCAGCGCGGCGCCTCCGCCCGGGCCTTCCCCGCCTCGCCGCGTTCTTCCCGGTGCTCGCCATGCTCCCGTTCCTCCCCCTCGCCTTCCGCGCCGTCCAACTGCGCATCATCTCCGGCTTCTTCCTGGCCTGGCTCGCCGAGTTCAAGCTCCTCCTCCTTGCCAACGGCCAGGGCCCCCTTCACCCGTCCCTGCCGCTCCCCACCTTCGTCGCAGTCGCCTCCGGCCCCATCCGACTCCGCACCGACAAGCCTGCCCAAACCTCGCCGTGGGGCCTCGGCCTCGTCTCTTCCGCTGTCATGGCCGCGCTACTCGCGGTCGTCGTGTCGCTGTACCGCTACAAGGAGCGGATGAACCATTATCTCCTGCTTTGCATGTACTCGTCCCACATCTACCTCACCCTGGAGCTCGTGCTGGCgttcatggcggcggcggcgcgcaccGTGCTGGGCCTTGATCTGGAGCCGCAGTTCGACCGGCCTTACCTCTCCTCGTCGCTGCGTGACTACTGGGGCCGGCGGTGGAACCTGTCCGTGCCCGCGATTCTCCGGCCGTGCGTGTACCGCCCCGTGCGCGCGTGGCTCGGCAGCGCGCCCGCGGGGGTGCTCGCGACGTTCCTCGTCTCGGGGCTCGTGCACGAGCTCATGTTCTTCTACATCACGCTGCGGCCGCCCACCGGGGAGGCCACCGCCTTCTTCGCGCTGCACGGGGCGTGCGCGGTGGCGGAGGCCTGGTGGGCGAGGCACGACAGGTGGTggcgcccgccgccgctgccggcgacCCCGCTGGTGCTGGCGTTCGTGATGGTGACGGCGTTCTGGCTCTTCTTCCCGCCCATCACCAGGCCCGGGGCCGACAAGGTGGTCATCGCCGAGTGCGAGGCGGCGATCGCCTTCCTGCGGGACGCCGGAGCCTGGGCGGCCGGCTTCGTCCGGCCGGCGTGA